From Juglans regia cultivar Chandler chromosome 6, Walnut 2.0, whole genome shotgun sequence, the proteins below share one genomic window:
- the LOC109020103 gene encoding putative receptor protein kinase ZmPK1, with translation MQPHPIHSTQHFIPSNTMDLPVLFLLLSLSFSFPLSSLSLDTIHEGTSLSIEKSEDILISPDGVFSAGFYSVGDNAYCYAIWFNKPSHGKIQTVIWMANRDHPVNGRSSKLSLLKTGNLILSDAGKFTVWATNTQSLSSVHLYLYNTGNLVLQNMEGLTLWESFDFPTDTLLPQQLLTRNTRLVSSRSQTNYSSGFYKLFFDNNNLLRLLYDSLEDSSLYWPDPWIVRYTDNNSRIAVLDTFGNFSSSDDFTFMAADYGPKLHRRLRIDYDGDVRLYSWDEEGQTWLVSWQAIQSPCKIYGICGANSFCSYIVGSDRKCSCLPGYKMKNLTDWSDGCEPEFHLSCNGNESGFLMLPRVQFIGYDYEKWSNSTFDECKNLCLQRCDCKAFHHTFFREDRYSSCYAKMRLRNGYRSPDFQGGLYLRLPESNLFSYANSVQDFTLVCSSNRTRNKRSQPENGIVKFMLWFACGVGGLEIICIFLIWCLLSRTQQASSVDKQGYLVAVTGFRRFTYAELKKATKDFNEEIGRGAGGIVYKGVLPDNRVAAIKCINESNQGEGEFLAEVSIIGRINHINLIEMWGYCTEGKHRLLVYEYMENGTLAQNLSSHALDWKKRFDIALGTAKGLAYLHEECLEWVLHCDVKPHNILLDSNYQPKVADFGLSKLQNRNLEKASFSRIRGTRGYMAPEWVFNLPITSKVDVYSYGIVVLEMVTGKGPTKGVHAIDSGGETEPKRLVAWVREKRNEAAAMTSWLEEIVDPILESSYEKGKMETLITVALQCVEEEKDARPSMGQVAEMLLRQEDDSHSDDHGINL, from the coding sequence ATGCAACCACATCCTATTCATTCCACACAACATTTCATTCCCTCCAATACCATGGATTTGCCAGTTTTGTTCCTTCTATTATCTTTGTCATTTTCTTTCCCACTTTCATCTTTAAGCCTGGATACCATTCATGAAGGCACATCCCTCTCAATTGAGAAATCGGAAGACATTCTGATATCACCTGATGGAGTTTTCTCTGCTGGCTTTTATTCCGTAGGTGATAATGCCTATTGCTATGCCATATGGTTCAATAAGCCATCCCACGGCAAGATTCAGACCGTAATCTGGATGGCAAACCGTGATCACCCCGTTAATGGAAGGAGCTCCaagctctctctcctcaaaactGGTAATCTTATCTTATCCGACGCTGGAAAGTTCACAGTTTGGGCAACAAACACTCAGTCACTCTCCTCTGTACACTTATATCTCTACAACACCGGTAACCTTGTCCTACAGAACATGGAAGGTCTTACTTTGTGGGAAAGCTTTGATTTCCCAACAGACACCCTTCTTCCCCAGCAACTACTCACTAGAAACACAAGGCTCGTCTCCTCCAGAAGCCAGACCAACTACTCCTCTGGTTTTTACAAGCTCTTTTTCGATAACAACAACCTCCTCCGCCTTCTGTATGACAGTCTTGAGGATTCCAGCCTATACTGGCCAGACCCGTGGATCGTAAGGTACACGGACAACAACAGTCGGATTGCAGTGCTTGATACGTTCGGGAACTTCAGTTCTTCTGATGATTTTACTTTCATGGCAGCCGACTATGGGCCGAAGCTTCACAGAAGACTAAGAATTGATTATGATGGTGATGTTCGATTGTACAGTTGGGACGAAGAGGGGCAGACGTGGCTTGTGTCTTGGCAAGCCATACAGAGCCCTTGCAAGATTTATGGTATTTGCGGGGCAAACAGCTTTTGCAGCTATATTGTTGGTTCTGATAGGAAATGTTCATGCCTCCCAGgatataagatgaaaaatctaaCAGACTGGTCTGACGGGTGCGAACCCGAGTTTCATCTTTCTTGCAATGGAAATGAGTCTGGCTTCCTGATGTTACCCCGTGTTCAATTCATTGGCTATGATTATGAGAAGTGGTCCAATTCCACATTTGAtgaatgtaaaaatttatgtttGCAACGGTGTGACTGCAAAGCGTTCCATCACACCTTCTTCCGAGAAGATCGTTATTCAAGTTGCTACGCCAAGATGCGGTTGCGTAATGGATATCGTTCCCCGGATTTCCAAGGTGGCCTCTATTTAAGACTGCCTGAAAGCAATCTCTTCTCCTACGCAAATTCTGTACAAGATTTCACACTCGTTTGCTCAAGTAACAGAACGCGGAATAAGAGAAGCCAGCCGGAAAATGGGATAGTAAAATTCATGCTTTGGTTTGCGTGTGGAGTTGGAGGACTTGAAATCATCTGTATCTTTTTGATTTGGTGTCTCTTGAGTAGAACCCAGCAAGCTTCTAGTGTAGACAAACAGGGCTATCTTGTTGCTGTCACTGGGTTCAGAAGATTTACCTATGCTGAGCTCAAGAAGGCGACAAAAGATTTTAACGAGGAGATTGGAAGAGGTGCAGGAGGAATTGTGTACAAAGGGGTATTGCCTGACAATCGAGTTGCAGCAATCAAGTGTATCAATGAATCTAACCAAGGAGAAGGTGAATTTCTAGCTGAAGTAAGCATCATCGGGAGGATTAACCACATCAACTTAATTGAGATGTGGGGGTACTGCACAGAGGGAAAGCATAGACTTTTGGTGTACGAGTACATGGAAAATGGTACTTTAGCCCAAAACCTCTCATCCCATGCACTTGATTGGAAGAAAAGGTTTGACATTGCCTTAGGCACAGCAAAAGGCCTAGCTTATCTGCATGAAGAGTGCTTGGAGTGGGTTTTACACTGTGATGTAAAGCCACATAACATACTCCTAGACTCTAACTATCAACCAAAGGTGGCAGATTTTGGGTTGTCTAAGTTACAAAATAGAAACCTCGAGAAGGCAAGCTTCTCAAGAATAAGAGGAACCCGAGGGTACATGGCTCCAGAGTGGGTTTTCAATCTTCCTATCACCTCCAAAGTGGATGTTTATAGCTACGGAATTGTTGTATTGGAGATGGTGACGGGAAAGGGACCAACAAAGGGTGTCCATGCTATAGATAGTGGAGGGGAGACAGAACCCAAAAGGTTGGTTGCTTGGGTGAGGGAAAAAAGGAATGAAGCGGCTGCAATGACTTCCTGGCTTGAGGAAATCGTTGACCCAATACTGGAAAGCAGTTACGAAAAGGGTAAGATGGAAACTCTGATAACAGTTGCTTTGCAAtgtgtagaggaagagaaagatgcAAGACCCAGCATGGGCCAAGTAGCTGAGATGCTTTTACGCCAAGAAGATGATAGTCACAGTGATGATCACGGTATTAATCTCTAA